The proteins below come from a single Trachemys scripta elegans isolate TJP31775 chromosome 16, CAS_Tse_1.0, whole genome shotgun sequence genomic window:
- the SYCE2 gene encoding synaptonemal complex central element protein 2 isoform X2, producing MSNQECESPEPEDEQAKPDSPFFDDVERRELHSESLSRKESPSTSLLCPTADGPVAALDGKSSNYFTALDSNIENLQRRTQQLIEKINENRKKDHTVMSNFRDSVMLKVSSLAEKLEEMMFLLYDRHNKQMQDKLQELSEIMERISQIQTELRQVCHTVEAAYKDLCVQPEV from the exons ATGTCTAATCAGGAATGTGAAAGTCCAGAGCCAGAAGATGAGCAGGCTAAACCGGACAGCCCGTTCTTTGATGATGTAGAAAGACGTGAATTACATAGTGAGAGCCTGTCCAG GAAGGAATCGCCCAGCACATCATTGCTCTGCCCCACTGCAGATGGGCCCGTAGCTGCATTGGACGGCAAGTCATCCAATTATTTCACAGCCCTGGATTCAAACATTGAAAATCTGCAGAGAAGAACGCAGCAGCTGATTGAGAAGATCAACGAGAACCGGAAGAAAGACCACACTGTCATGAGCAATTTCAGGGACAGTGTCATGCTGAAG GTTTCGAGTTTGGCGGAGAAGCTGGAGGAAATGATGTTTCTCCTTTACGATCGCCATAACAAGCAAATGCAGGATAAGCTCCAAGAGCTCTCGGAGATAATGGAGAGGATCAGCCAGATCCAAACGGAGCTCAGACAAGTCTGCCACACTGTGGAGGCAGCTTATAAAGACTTGTGCGTGCAGCCAGAGGTGTGA
- the LOC117888820 gene encoding tigger transposable element-derived protein 1-like, which produces MPGKQPSDGKSAGPVRKRKKIDLEQKMKIVKKYEGGQSLSSIARELDLATSTVKSILNDSARIKEHVKGSAPLKSTVITKQRSGAIYEMEKLLTIWMDDQIQKCVPLSLMIIQAKAKSIFEDVKGKYSDPNAKFVASHGWFNRFKQRANFHNVNVSGEAASADTKAAEKYPDVLRKLIEEGGYTAQQIFNVDETGLFWKKMPDRTYISKEEKTMPGFKAAKDRLTLLLGANAAGDCKLKPLLVYHSENPRAFKGISKATLPVHFRSNGKAWITTALFEDWFINLFIPEVEKFCRENDIPFKIMLIVDNAPGHPAHLDDFHPNVKVVFLPPNKTSILQPMDQGVFANFKAYYLRRTFAQAVEATGKTLRDFWNSYNIYQAIINIAKAWAEVTQVCLNAVWKKACPQFVHSFKGFEKDKTYEEVADEIVKLAEQLELEVDVGDVDEFIESHGAELSNEDLMELEAAKVKEQTEAEDEVEEVEEPRHFNTKEMALAFREIDSAMARFEKMDPNSSRFLKVNRGIDETLACYRQIYEEKKKATIQSSLDKFVRKVERPAMSTSLPPSTSKAPSDDPDDVMPVSSSPSSSTN; this is translated from the coding sequence ATGCCTGGAAAGCAACCAAGTGATGGCAAGAGTGCAGGACCAGTTCGTAAGAGAAAGAAGATTGATTTAGAGCAGAAAATGAAAATAGTGAAAAAGTATGAAGGCGGACAAAGCCTGTCGTCAATTGCTCGTGAACTCGATTTGGCTACCTCAACAGTGAAAAGTATTTTGAATGATAGTGCACGCATAAAAGAGCACGTGAAAGGCTCTGCTCCTTTAAAATCAACAGTCATAACGAAGCAGCGTTCTGGCGCTATCTATGAAATGGAAAAGTTATTAACAATATGGATGGATGATCAGATTCAAAAATGTGTGCCGCTTAGCCTAATGATTATTCAAGCGAAGGCTAAAAGTATTTTCGAAGACGTAAAGGGAAAATACAGTGACCCTAACGCAAAGTTTGTGGCTAGTCACGGGTGGTTTAATAGATTTAAACAACGTGCAAATTTTCACAATGTAAACGTGAGTGGTGAGGCTGCTAGTGCTGATACAAAAGCAGCTGAAAAGTATCCCGACGTGTTACGAAAACTTATAGAAGAAGGTGGTTATACAGCACAGCAAATCTTTAACGTGGACGAAACTggattgttttggaaaaaaatgccaGACAGAACATACATTTCAAAAGAGGAAAAGACGATGCCAGGGTTTAAGGCTGCGAAAGATAGGCTAACGCTTTTGCTTGGGGCTAATGCAGCTGGAGATTGCAAATTGAAACCGTTGCTTGTTTATCATTCAGAAAATCCCCGTGCGTTTAAAGGCATTAGCAAGGCTACCCTTCCAGTTCATTTCCGTTCAAATGGAAAGGCTTGGATCACAACGGCACTTTTCGAAGACTGGTTTATAAATTTGTTTATCCCCGAAGTGGAAAAATTCTGCAGAGAAAACGACATCCCGTTCAAGATTATGCTTATCGTCGATAATGCTCCTGGACATCCCGCACATTTAGATGACTTTCACCCTAATGTAAAAGTCGTGTTTCTGCCTCCTAACAAGACTTCGATCCTACAGCCCATGGATCAGGGGGTCTTTGCTAATTTTAAAGCCTATTATCTACGAAGAACATTTGCACAGGCAGTAGAAGCGACTGGCAAGACTTTACGTGATTTTTGGAACTCATATAACATTTACCAAGCCATCATAAACATTGCTAAAGCCTGGGCAGAGGTTACCCAGGTTTGTTTGAATGCCGTATGGAAGAAAGCATGCCCACAGTTTGTACACAGCTTTAAAGGTTTCGAAAAAGACAAAACATATGAGGAGGTGGCAGATGAAATTGTGAAGCTTGCCGAGCAGCTTGAGCTGGAGGTTGATGTTGGCGATGTGGATGAGTTTATCGAATCCCATGGAGCTGAATTATCAAATGAGGATCTCATGGAATTAGAAGCAGCAAAAGTAAAAGAGCAAACTGAAGCGGAGGATGAAGTTGAAGAAGTAGAAGAGCCACGACACTTCAACACCAAGGAGATGGCACTTGCATTTCGTGAGATTGACTCTGCAATGGCAAGGTTTGAGAAGATGGACCCCAACTCCTCACGATTCTTGAAAGTGAACAGAGGCATTGACGAAACGCTGGCCTGTTACAGACAGATatatgaagagaagaaaaaggcCACTATCCAGTCATCTCTCGATAAGTTTGTAAGGAAGGTTGAAAGGCCTGCAATGTCCACATCTCTACCGCCTTCCACCTCCAAAGCCCCCTCTGACGACCCCGATGATGTAATGCCtgtctcctcttctccttcctcatctacaaattaa